One genomic region from Eremothecium gossypii ATCC 10895 chromosome I, complete sequence encodes:
- the PBP1 gene encoding Pbp1p (Syntenic homolog of Saccharomyces cerevisiae YGR178C (PBP1)) gives MKGSLNSRKEGAFSSVTAGRTGNDVGGSFYENEETKKAFSDRMNYVLVNSIGGRAVVTIPSGVKYSGMLLACNATTSNGVDVILKYPRIIDKGIDEEDAAVLSAQLKETLLIEGDDVAELELLDVDFSLDDKWEQIKRREEQKARERRDGKLQEFRTDTDIAGAGEVKERELQKWTPDDSEAFALEGSLEDHAEEWDQFAVNEQKFGITSTFDEYLYTTKINKGDPNYETRLKEADRIAREIEAQGTAGNVHLAEERGIVVDDSGMDEEDKYSGVDRRGDELLAQLKMNAKPALGRPTKYVPPSLRNEPHNADPAILSSTKKGWSPPAPKSPVDKKIQLDELKKFSEKFKVPYKMPEDVKTIFKKSEELPSKSPSALKVNPSLPPKPTPQPASSTATPSITPSKTSNRNSKPSTPASSKVELKRPQNKFGPQSGHTPSNSPSAGRANTYRRRNNPPFFGDDGPKCLKKDFKKNFNVFLKSKEAFESRSRHKQTAEGKAMDAFLIEKPYFTTPTWISTMDRSFRTLFPDERTAIQKAQLRLQHRIMNAIGGNMPMGSIPGMMAMPVGPAGSQSTPFMASPGMFMPFQPQPMFYPPVPQMLTMVGGPADDRRNSTHSPSPTTNSPHGAPAFINGAPIGPFGYPAAFQPIMAPVGTGNVNGVAGPNGNGSNYKNHYHHHNNGNRYHRHR, from the coding sequence ATGAAGGGAAGTTTGAATAGCAGAAAGGAAGGCGCGTTCAGCTCGGTAACAGCCGGGCGCACAGGCAATGATGTGGGTGGGTCTTTCTACGAGAACGAGGAAACCAAAAAAGCGTTCAGCGATAGGATGAATTACGTGCTCGTTAACAGCATTGGTGGGAGGGCTGTGGTGACAATTCCATCAGGCGTGAAGTATTCGGGGATGCTGTTGGCATGCAACGCGACGACGTCAAATGGGGTGGATGTTATTTTAAAGTATCCTCGGATTATTGACAAGGGAATTGATGAAGAAGATGCGGCTGTGCTGTCTGCGCAGTTAAAGGAGACACTGCTTATCGAGGGCGACGACGtagcggagctggagctgctggatgTGGACTTCAGCCTGGACGACAAGTGGGAGCAGATCAAGCGGCGCGAGGAACAGAaggcgcgcgagcgcaGGGACGGTAAGCTGCAGGAGTTCAGGACCGACACAGATATtgccggcgctggcgaGGTCAAGGAGCGAGAGCTGCAAAAGTGGACGCCGGACGACAGCGAGGCGTTTGCGCTGGAAGGATCTCTGGAGGACCACGCGGAGGAGTGGGACCAATTTGCGGTCAACGAGCAGAAGTTCGGCATCACATCAACCTTCGACGAGTACTTATACACTACGAAGATCAATAAGGGGGATCCAAACTACGAGACAAGACTCAAGGAGGCGGACCGAATTGCAAGAGAGATAGAAGCACAGGGCACTGCAGGTAACGTACATTTGGCGGAGGAGCGCGGCATTGTTGTGGATGATTCAGGAATGGATGAGGAAGACAAGTACTCCGGAGTCGACCGTCGCGGGGACGAGCTTCTTGCCCAATTGAAGATGAACGCGAAACCGGCACTGGGGAGACCTACAAAATACGTGCCCCCTAGTTTGCGGAATGAACCGCACAACGCCGATCCTGCTATCCTGTCGTCGACCAAAAAGGGTTGGTCACCGCCGGCACCGAAGAGCCCTGTTGATAAGAAGATACAGTTGGACGAGTTAAAAAAGTTCTCTGAGAAATTTAAAGTACCATACAAGATGCCGGAGGACGTCAAAACCATTTTTAAAAAATCCGAGGAGTTGCCTTCCAAGTCGCCATCTGCCCTGAAAGTAAACCCCTCGCTCCCTCCCAAACCCACACCACAGCCGGCTAGCTCGACTGCCACACCTTCGATAACTCCCTCGAAAACTAGCAATCGAAACTCCAAACCTAGCACTCCAGCCTCATCTAAGGTAGAATTGAAGCGGCCACAGAACAAGTTTGGGCCTCAGAGTGGCCACACGCCATCTAATTCACCCTCGGCTGGTAGAGCAAACACTTACAGGAGACGTAATAATCCACCGTTTTTCGGCGATGATGGCCCAAAATGCTTAAAGAAGGACTTCAAGAAGAACTTCAATGTTTTCCTGAAGTCCAAGGAGGCTTTTGAAAGCCGGTCTCGTCATAAGCAAACAGCAGAAGGGAAGGCCATGGATGCTTTTCTGATTGAGAAGCCTTACTTTACTACCCCCACCTGGATAAGTACTATGGACAGGTCTTTCAGAACTTTATTCCCTGATGAGAGGACCGCCATCCAGAAGGCGCAATTGCGTCTCCAGCACCGTATAATGAACGCTATCGGCGGAAATATGCCAATGGGCAGCATTCCGGGCATGATGGCCATGCCAGTGGGGCCGGCAGGTTCTCAATCTACCCCGTTCATGGCCTCCCCTGGAATGTTCATGCCATTCCAGCCACAGCCTATGTTCTACCCCCCGGTCCCTCAGATGCTTACAATGGTCGGTGGACCTGCCGATGATCGGAGAAATAGCACACATAGCCCTTCACCCACCACAAATTCTCCCCACGGCGCCCCAGCTTTCATAAATGGCGCCCCTATAGGGCCATTTGGATATCCAGCTGCATTTCAACCTATTATGGCACCGGTTGGAACAGGTAACGTGAACGGAGTAGCAGGCCCGAATGGGAACGGTTCCAACTATAAAAACCATTATCACCACCACAACAATGGGAACCGATACCACAGACATAGATGA
- the OKP1 gene encoding Okp1p (Syntenic homolog of Saccharomyces cerevisiae YGR179C (OKP1)), whose protein sequence is MARNILDEIASESDPSQDEEGSLLAVDGDAFRLDQAAPAEPAARELFLRDDSESPLRRPHGGSGSSEGGSSDAEGEAPETQRRPEGRKRVKFSAAERGVADFNPWDIRRAVRRAFRDKLPENYSIKTWRRPPRALLRSLADLLSANADNAVEGALSAYHRELTRTLGPNELAAFRHDREQLIRSILHKLRTRLKRTHFPARVSEHVLDIEDIYARRTFIQQRHIAELNAAEDLERQLLAEQQALAARTAERSDASAKVLLDRLTANLHPALNKAVSNAYGLIKDAENTRETYLADCDDLNLHLSDTE, encoded by the coding sequence ATGGCAAGGAACATACTGGACGAGATCGCATCTGAATCCGACCCGTCGCAGGACGAAGAGGGTTCGCTGCTCGCCGTGGACGGCGATGCGTTCCGGCTGGACCAAGCAGCGCCGGCGGAGCCCGCGGCGCGGGAGTTGTTTCTCCGCGACGACAGTGAGAGCCCACTGCGACGGCCGCACGGAGGGTCCGGCAGCTCGGAAGGCGGCAGCTCAGACGCGGAGGGCGAGGCGCCAGAGACGCAGAGGCGGCCTGAGGGTCGCAAACGCGTCAAGTTCAGCGCGGCCGAGCGGGGCGTGGCAGACTTCAACCCGTGGGATATCCGGCGAGCGGTGCGGCGGGCCTTCCGCGACAAGCTGCCCGAGAACTACAGCATAAAAACATGGCGGcggccgccccgcgcgctgctgcgctcGCTCGCGGACTTGCTCAGTGCCAATGCAGACAACGCTGTCGAGGGCGCACTGTCCGCGTACCACCGCGAGCTGACGCGGACCCTGGGCCCCAACGAGCTGGCCGCCTTCCGTCACGACCGCGAACAGCTCATCCGCAGCATTCTTCACAAGCTGCGAACGCGCCTCAAGCGGACCCACTTTCCTGCGCGCGTCTCGGAGCACGTGCTAGACATCGAGGATATCTACGCCCGCAGGACCTTCATACAGCAGCGCCACATCGCGGAGCTGAATGCTGCAGAGGACCTCGAGAGACAGCTGCTTGCAGAGCAGCAGGCCCTGGCGGCTCGCACAGCAGAGCGCTCCGATGCCTCTGCAAAGGTGCTTCTTGACCGCCTAACGGCGAACTTGCATCCCGCGCTGAACAAGGCTGTGTCCAACGCTTATGGCCTCATCAAAGATGCCGAAAACACACGCGAGACATACTTAGCAGACTGCGATGACCTCAATCTCCATCTCAGCGACACCGAGTGA